The Parcubacteria group bacterium ADurb.Bin159 genomic interval TTCTAAATCTTGAAATTCTTTAGCTGTGGCTAATAACGCTTTTATTCCTTTTATAAAAATCTTCTCGTCTAATATACCTGAACCAATATGCTGATGAAGGCCAATTATTTTCAAATTATATTGTCGGGCTATACTTTTTATTTTTTCTATTTCGGAAAAATAAATTCCAAATTTTGATTGAGATCCGCCGGTTATACAATGATAATGGCATCCCGCCCCAATACCTTGATTTATTCTTACTCCTATTTTTCCTCCAGGATTAAATTGGCTATATTTTTTTAATTGAGTGAACGAATCTATATTTATTAATATTTTGTTTTTTATTAAAAATTTTAATTCTTCATCGGTTATATTGTCGCAAGTATATATCATTTCGCAAGATTTAAAGCCTGCCTTAAATCCCATTAAAATCTCTCCAGGACTGACCACCTCTAATTTAGCTCCCTCTCTTCTTAATATCTTTAAAATTTCTAAATTTGTATTCGCCTTACAAGAATAATATAATTTTAATTTGTTATACCGGATATTTTTAGCTAAATCCATATATCTTTCTTTTATTTTATCTTCTTCATAAACATAAAGAGGGCTTCCGTACTTTTTTATCAATTCGTCAGCCCTTATTTCGCCTAAAAATAATTTGTTATTTATGATACGCATAAAACATCAATTACTATTAAACGCTCAGGCGAGCAAAAAGGAAGGGGGTTGAGGGGGGAGGAATTTTTGTCTGCCCTCGCTTCCCGCCATCGTCGAATTTTGTGCCAACGAAGTTAGCGCGCTACCTGATTTATAAAATTATCAATCCGAAAATTATTGATATAATATTCGCGACCAAAGACGCAGTAAATGCTCTAGAGAATTTTAATTCTAGAAATTGATTATAAATAATTGCTTCGGTAAATACAATTAAAATCTCACCAAGATAAATATACAGACCCCGGCTAGAAATGTAGATTGGAAGAATAAACCAAAAATATGGCAGAGTCAATGTGGAAGCGATAAATCCCGCAAAAACAATTTTAAAAATTTTTATTTCTTTTTGTTTGAATAGATATTTTACAAGAAAAAGAACAAGCAGAATTTCAATAATCAGCGTCAATAATAAAGAGAGAAAAAATTTCTGCTCATAAAGCATAAATGATTTTATTGACAACCTCTTCCAAACAAATTTCTAAAAAAACAGATAATGGTTTGCCAAAATCCTATTTTTACAGGTGTCGGCGAAGGGGTTGGCGGAATATTTGGTTGCTCGTTTGGTATAGGAGTAATTTGGGATGGAGGGTTCGGTGTCGGGGTAATCTGTTGATTATTTTGATTATTGGGTTCATTGTTTTTTAGTGGATTTGCAAAAGTTTCAACTTTCATCGGGGTACCGTCATTATATTCTGATATTTGTTTAGATTTATATAAAATCAATTTTCCATCAGAAAACCCAGCAATGGAATATTCTATATTTTCTTTAACCAACGGATTGCTTCGATCAACATATCCGCCATAGGTCTCAATATCATCCAATAGTAAATTGTTTGGATCTATTATATTGGATTTATCTTTCGTATTCCAATAAATTTTCAGTGAATTAAACTTATATCCTTTTGTCCAACACTCGTTATTCTTAATTTGGTAAGTCTCGTAATTTTGAACCATTGGACCAGTGTAGTATCCAATTAAAACAATATCTGGAAATTCGTTCAGGTTTACAATTTTTACGCATCTATTAAATGAATGAGAATTAGGTGGGATTACATCCGCTGAAACAGTTGACGAAAAAAGAAATACAAAAGCTAATAAAGACAGGGTGTAGAAAATTATTTTTTTCATAGGTTTTTGTTGTTTAACTATTTTTTATTATAGCAGAAATCCGATTTCATTTCTGCTTTATTAATAAAACGACTTTGGTTTATTTTATTAAATCTTCAAAGGAACGCCGACTTCCCCAAAATCAATAAATTCTAAATCTTAAAATTCTTTAGCTGTGGCCAATAACGCTTTTATCCCGTACTTTTTTATCAATTCGTCAGCCCTTATTTCGCCTAAAAATAATTTGTTATTCCTAACTCGCATAAAATAATATTATAATTTTTAAATTCTTCTAAAATATATTTTAGAGAAAATATTTATATTTGTCAAACATAGTATCTAATTAAAATGTTTAATTTTTAAAACCTGTTTATGAGAAAATTTTAAAGCGAAACGATGCGCCTCATCTCTTACTCTTTGCAAAAGAGATTTAGAGGCAATAATTAGATTCTCCATATTTTTACTTGTTCCCTTAAAAATCAATTCGTCTTTTTTGTCTTTACCTTTTGATAAACCCACTACGGGAATAAAAACGCGCGCTTTTTTTAATACCTCATATACCCCATTTACCTGTCCTCTGCCCCCATCAATTAAAAATAAATTGGGCAACGGCCATTCTTTATGCCTCAACCTTCGAGATATAACTTCTTCCAGCGCCCCTACATCATCTTTGGGTTTGGCTTTTTTAATTTTAAAAATACGATATTCACTTTTTATTGGTTCATTATTCTTAAAAACAACCATTGAACCGTATGCTCCTTCACCGGCAAAATGACTAATATCGTACCCCTCTATTTTTAATGTCTTGGGGAAAACATCTCCCCTGAGATTGTCTTTGGTAATCAAAAAACTATCTTGTATTTGATTCAAAAGTCTTATCTTTTCTGGGTAATCTTTTTGTATTTTTTTTATTAATCCTTTCTTTTTTCCTTCTAAAAATAAAATAATGTTTTTAATAATATCTTGATAATCTTTTTTATTGATTTTATTTATACAGGCTCCGGGACATAAATTAATTTGATAATAAAAACAAGGCCTGCCTGATTGGGGAAAAGTGCAATAAGGAAAAATTCGACGAACTAAAGCTAACATTTTCTTAACTGTGGTATAACTTTGATATGGCCCAAAAATATAAAAATTATCTGTTGGATATTTTTTTAATTGTTGTCCTCGAACAATAATCGGGTAAGGAAAATCAGTATTTTTAAAATGAGGAATAATAATATAAACAAAAGAACGATTATCCTTTTCCTTAACATTATAAATAGGCCAATATTTTTTAATTAAATTTGCTTCCAAAACAAGAGCTTCTAAAACTGAATCGGTTTTGATATATTCAATTTTATTCGCTTGGCTCAAAAGATTTTTTATCTTAGGATTTTTTTGGCTGAAATAACTGCTTACTCTTTTTTTTAAAATAGCTGCCTTGCCCACATAAAGCACTTTTTCATCTTTTTTAAAAAGATAAACCCCCGGAGCAAGAGGAAGGCGGAGGGTCAGACCCCCAAAATTGACTCCTTGAAAGCCTTTATTCATGCGGGTTTGCGAGTGATTTTTTGAAAATGACATAATTTTGATTAATTTTCAAATTAACTCAAAATGGATTTTAAATATTTACCAGTATAAGAATTTTTATTTTTAGCCACAGCTTCTGGAGTGCCATAAGCAATAATTTCTCCTCCTTTGTCTCCTCCTTCTGGCCCTAAATCAATAATCCAATCAGCCGTTTTAATTACTTCTAAATTATGCTCAATAACCATTACCGTATTACCCTTATCCACCAATTTTTGCAAAATTTTCAAAAGCAACCTTATATCTTCATAATGAAGGCCAACAGTCGGTTCATCTAAAAGATATAATGTTTTGTAATGTAAGGGCTTATTTAACTCTCTGGCTAATTTTATTCGTTGCGCCTCGCCGCCAGATAGGGTCGTAGCACTTTGTCCTAATTCAATATAACCTAAACCAACGTCTTTTAATAATTTTAATCTTTCGGCAATAAAAGGGATATCTTTAAATAAATTATAACTTTCATCAACAGTTAAATCTAAAACATCGGATATGGTCTTCCCTTTGTATTTTACTTCTAATGTTTGACTGTTGAATCTTTTGCCGTGACAAACCTCGCATTCTATTAAAATTGGGGGCAAAAAATGCATTTCTATTAACTTGTACCCCGCTCCTTCGCAAGATTCGCATCTTCCCCCCTTTACATTAAATGAAAATCGTGAAGAATTATAACCCCTTTCCAAAGAACCCTCTAAAGAAGCAAACAATTCTCTAATTGGCGTAAAAACTCCGGTATAAGTTGCTGGATTAGAACGCGGAGTTCTCCCAATGGGAGATTGATTAATTTCAATTAAACGCGATAAATTCTCCGCTCCTTTTATTTGAGAAACACACTCTAAGGGCTCATTAATATGATATAAAGATTTGGGCAAATTTTTAATAATAATATCAAATAAAGAAGATTTGCCGCTGCCTGAGACACCGGTCAAACAAATAAATTTTTTTAAAGGTATCCCCAATTTAATATTTTTTAAATTATTTTTCCTGCAGCCAATTAAATAAAGCATATCAGTCATTTTAACTCTTCTTGAAGGAATTTCTATTTTTTTCTCTCCTCTTAAATATTTCAAAGTTAAGGATTGATTTTGCCCTTTTAATAATTCATTAGTTTTTCCCTCAGCCGTTATTTCTCCTCCTTTTTTACCCGCGCCTGGCCCTAAATCTACCATATAATCACTCTCTTTTATGGCTCGCTTATCGTGTTCGGTAATAATAATGGTGTTCCCCAAATCGCGCAAATCTTTCAAAAGTTTTAAAAGTTTTTCTGTATCTCTTTCATGCAAACCAATAGTTGGCTCATCTAAAACATATATTGTACCTGATAATTTTGAGCCAATTTGTGAAGCTAACCTTATCCTTTGCGCTTCTCCACCAGACAATGTGCTAGCTTCTCTATTTAAAGATAAATAACCCACACCAACTTCTTCTAAAAATTTTAATCGGCTAGCAATCTCCTCCAACAAGCTGTAAGCTATTTTATATTCTGTAAAATTAAGATTAGACTCTGTTTGATTAAAAAAAATCATTGCTTCGCTGATAGATAAAGAAGTAATATCATCAATATTTTTCTCACATATTTTAACAGCTAAAGATTCCTTTCTTAATCTTTTCCCCTGACAAACAGGACAAATTTTATCTGAATAAATAAATTCTCTCCCCAAACCAGAACAAGATGGACAGGCCCCGTAAGGAGAATTAAAAGAAAAAAGACGCGGTTCAATCTCAGGAAAAGAAAATCCATCTTTGGGACAAGTTCTTAAAGATGAGAGCAAAAGTTCTTCTTGAATTTTACCCTTTTTATAAAAAAGAACATTTATTAAGCCTTTGCTTAAATTTAAAGCTGTTTCCGCCGCTTCAAAAAGCCGATTTATTTCTACTTTTTTTATTTTATCAACAACAATCTCAATGGTGTGGATTTGATAACGGGAAAGTTCTATGCGATTATGCAGAGAATAAAACTTTTCATCTATCCTTGCCTCATCAAACCCTTTATTTAAATAATCATAAAGCATCTGATAATATTCTCCTTTTCTGCCCAAAACAACGGGTGAGAGAATAATAATCTCGCTGCTTTGCCATTTTTTATATTGTCTTTCTATAATATCTTTTATTTCATCTAAAGATAATTGTTTAATTTCCTTGCCGCATATTGGACAATGCGGTTTGCCAATACGGGCAAAAAGCACTCTTAAATAGTCATAAATTTCAGTAAGAGTAGCTACAGTGGAACGGGGATTATGAGAAAGCGGTTTTTGATCAATAGCAATAGCAGGAGAAAGACCCTCAATATCTTCCACTAATGGTTTTTTCATTTCTCCCAAAAATTGTCTTGCGTAAGGAGAAAGAGATTCAATATATCTTCTTTGCCCTTCGGCAAAAATAGTATCAAAAGCTAAAGATGATTTTCCACTGCCTGAGACGCCGGTAAAAACAATTAATTTATTTTTCGGCAAATTCAAAGAAATGTTTTTTAAATTATGTTGTGATGCTTTTTTAATTTTAATAAATTGATTTTCCATAAAAATTAATCTGTTAAATCAATTAAATTTTGGATCTCTTTTTCAATTGTTTTTGGTTTAACTTTATGTTTTTTATTATATTCCATTTGGATTTTTCTCCTTCTTGTTGCTTCTTCCACTGCTTGTTTTATTGAACCGGTTAAATTATCAGCATATAAAATAACACTCCCCCTGACATTTCTGGCAGCTCTACCCATCATTTGGATAAAAGTTGTTTTACTTCTCAAAAATCCTTCTTTGTCGGCGTCTAAAATAGCTACTAAGGAAACTTCGGGTAAATCTAACCCTTCCCTTAATAAATTAACTCCCACTAAAACATTAAATTTCCCTTGCCTAAAATCCGTCAAAATTTCTGTTCTTTCTAATGTTTTTGTTTCCGAATGCATATAGCGAGAAGATATGCCTTTGGAATTCAAGAATTCTGACAATTCTTCAGCCATTTTTTTTGTTAAAGTGTTCACTAAAACTCTTTCTTTTTTCTCTATTATTTTTTCAATTCTCTCTATTAAATCGTCTATTTGGGATATGTTTCTCTTCTTATCGTAAATCGGCTTTATTTCTATTTTAGGGTCAAGTAAATAAGTAGGCCTAACAATTTGTTCCACAATCACAGAAGAACATTTTTTTTCATAAGGCCCCGGCGTGGCAGAAGTAAATATAACTTGATTAATTTTAGATAAAAACTCTTCGAATTTTAAGGGTCTGTTGTCTAAGGCTGAGGGCAAACGCCAACCATATTCTATTAATATTTTTTTACGCTCATGGTCTCCTTCATACATTCCCCTAATTTGAGGTATAGTAATATGAGATTCGTCGATGATTGTTAAAAAATCGGGTTTGCCATTTTTATCTTTAGGAAAATAAGAAAGCAGTGTCTCTGGCGGCTCTCCGGCTAATTTCCCCAATAAGTGCCGAGAATAATTTTCAATGCCATGACAATATCCCATAATTTTTATCATCGCTAAATCTTGTTTAGTTATTCTTTCTAATCTTTCGGCTTCCAAAAACATTTTTTTCTTTTTAAAATAAGCCAATCTTTCTTTAAGTTCCTCTTTTATATCTCTAACGGCTCTATTTATATCGTCATCGTAAACAATAAAATGTTTAGCGGGAAAAATTATCAGCTGATTCATTTTTTTTAGAAAATTTCTTTTTAACTTATCAATTATTTCTAATTTATTTACTTTTTGTTCAGCTAAATCAATTCTATATATAGTATCTTCTGACGGCGGCATAATTTCAATAATATCCCCTCTTACTCGAAAACATCCTCTTTTAAGCTCTAAATCGTTTCTTTTATATTGCAAACGTACTAATTGTTTTATCAAATCTCCCCTGGTAATTAATTTACCTTCTTCTAAATATATAGCTCGATTCAAATAATTAGCCGGAAGGCCTAAATTATAAATACAAGAAACTGAGGCAATAATAATTACATCTTTTCTGGTCATTAAAGAAGAGGTTGCTAAATGCCTCAAACGCTCTATCTCTTCATTTATCATTGCTTCTTTGGCAATATAAGTATCAGAGGCGGGAATATAAGCTTCTGGCTGATAATAATCATAATAAGAAACAAAATAGTTAATTGCATTTTCGGGAAAAAAGGTTTTAAATTCACGATAAAGTTGGGCGGCTAAAATTTTATTAGGAGAAATGACTAAAATCGGTTTATTTATATTTTCAATAACATTAGAAATAGTAAAAGTTTTACCTGAACCCGTTGTGCCCAATAAAGTAGTAAAACGGTCGCCGCGTTTTATAGCTTTAATTAATTGTTTTATAGCCCTTGGCTGATCCCCTGAAGGATTAAATGGCGAAACTAATTTAAATTTCATAACAAATATCCCCCATCTTTTTATCTATAGGGGTATAAGAATATTAATTTTAATTTATCAGTTTTTTAAGAAAAAACAAGACAAAAAAGGGGGAGCTGGATATTCCGCCTCACAGGACGGCCTTTTCCTAGCTCCCCTTTTATATTTATATTATTCCTCCTTATACTCTAATAATAAGATAATAAAAAAATTTGTCAACATAATTTTAAACAATAATCCCGCCCCCGATTATTTCTTCCCCAACAAAAAAAACAGCTGATTGCCCGGGAGTAATTGCTCTTTGCGGTTTTTTAAATCTAAGAAAATATTTTTTATGGCTAAATGACAAAATGGCGTTTGCTTCTTTTTGGCGATACCTTACTTTCGCTTTTACCTCTATGGGAAGTTTTGGAGGATGTCCAAAAATCCAATTCACTTTTTCTAAAAAAATATCTTTTTTAAAAATTTTTTTTTCGTCTTTAGTAACTATTAAAAGATTATCTTTTATATTTTTTTCTAAAACATAATAAGGCCCTCCGCTTTGCCCTATGCCCCTTCTTTGGCCAATAGTATAAAGGGGTAAACCGTTATGAACCCCCAATATTTCCCCTTTATCAGTTATTATTTTGCCTTTCTTTAAATTAATATATTTTTTTAAAAAATCGTAAATAGTATTTGGGATAAAGCAAATTTCTTGAGATTCTGGAATATTGTTTACAGGCAATTTAAATTTTTTAGCTAATTCTCTAATTTCTTTTTTTTTATAATCGCCAAGAGGAAACAAAACTTTTTTTAATTGATTTTGCCCAAGAGTCCAAAGAAAATAAGATTGATCTTTATCTCTGTCTTTGGATCGGAAAAGATGATATCCCTCTTCTGTTTTTTTTAATTTTGCATAATGGCCAGTGGCTAAATAGTCAGCATTTAATGATAAAATTTTTTTTAGAAGAACGCCAAATTTTATTTCCTTGTTGCAAATTACGCAAGGATTAGGTGTTCTATTTTTTTTGCATTCTCTTATAAAATAATCAACTACTGATTTTTTGAATTCTTTTCTAACATCAAAAACATAAAATGGAATATTCAAAATTTTAGCTGCTTTTTCCGCTCTTCTCTCTTCATCAAGGAAATAATGTTTATTTTTTGCATGGTGCGAAAATTCTTCTTTTGTACCTTTCCATGTTCTCATAAAAATTCCCATAACATCAAAATCAGCCCTTTTTAAAAGGGCTGCTGCTACTGTGCTGTCTATGCCTCCGGACATAGCCACGATCACTCTTTTTTTAATTTTTCCCTCTTGCTTTTTCATCTCCATATATTTTCTTTCCCGGCATTTATCTGGTCTACGGCCCGAAACCGCTGCTCCACAGCGAAAACTCTAATTCCAAATTTCTAAAGTCAAAATTCAAAATTTTTTTTACATCTCCTTCATTTTTCGCTCCCACCATTGATAAATTGTTTCGCGATGTTTTTTACTTCCTGCCTCTCTGTAGTATTTAATTCTTTGTTCTAAGGTTTTTCTATATTGATCAAAAAATTTCTTATCTTTTAACGATTTAGACGCCATTTTTATGTCCCAATCTTCTTTCTTCTTGAGAAATTCCGGATCATAATAACGGTTAAGAGAAAGGTCAAAGTCTATGGGAATAACCTTAAAATTTCGTTTGATGATTTTTTTAGCCAGGATATTCATCTTTCGTTCTCTTGTTTTCTCAACAAAAATATAAAATTTTTTTTGTCCTACAATTTTTCTGGCGATTCTCTCAGCTCCAAGAATATTCTCCATAGTAGAAAGCGATTTTTGTTCTAATGCATAACGCCAATTTTTGGTATATTTTTTGACAAAATCGCGCCTAGCCAGAAAGATAAAAAATTTCTTCATCTCCCCTGCCTCAGTTCTTTTGTAGGGTTTAAAAAGATCTGTCGGGCCGCCGCAAAAAATTATCAACGGGCTATTTTGCTTAGTTTCTAAACAAATTTGATAAATATGATTAAAAACCAACCCTAAATACCTTTTTTGTTGCTCATCTTTAAAAATATTTTTAGCAACGCCGTAACCAGGAATAATAAAAATATTTTTCATAAATATAATATTACTAATTAAAATGCAAACAAAAGGACTTGCTATCTTAACTTTGTTAAGACAAACTTTGTTGAGGCAAGAATTCTCTTATAAT includes:
- the uvrC gene encoding UvrABC system protein C, which codes for MSFSKNHSQTRMNKGFQGVNFGGLTLRLPLAPGVYLFKKDEKVLYVGKAAILKKRVSSYFSQKNPKIKNLLSQANKIEYIKTDSVLEALVLEANLIKKYWPIYNVKEKDNRSFVYIIIPHFKNTDFPYPIIVRGQQLKKYPTDNFYIFGPYQSYTTVKKMLALVRRIFPYCTFPQSGRPCFYYQINLCPGACINKINKKDYQDIIKNIILFLEGKKKGLIKKIQKDYPEKIRLLNQIQDSFLITKDNLRGDVFPKTLKIEGYDISHFAGEGAYGSMVVFKNNEPIKSEYRIFKIKKAKPKDDVGALEEVISRRLRHKEWPLPNLFLIDGGRGQVNGVYEVLKKARVFIPVVGLSKGKDKKDELIFKGTSKNMENLIIASKSLLQRVRDEAHRFALKFSHKQVLKIKHFN
- the uvrA gene encoding UvrABC system protein A, translated to MENQFIKIKKASQHNLKNISLNLPKNKLIVFTGVSGSGKSSLAFDTIFAEGQRRYIESLSPYARQFLGEMKKPLVEDIEGLSPAIAIDQKPLSHNPRSTVATLTEIYDYLRVLFARIGKPHCPICGKEIKQLSLDEIKDIIERQYKKWQSSEIIILSPVVLGRKGEYYQMLYDYLNKGFDEARIDEKFYSLHNRIELSRYQIHTIEIVVDKIKKVEINRLFEAAETALNLSKGLINVLFYKKGKIQEELLLSSLRTCPKDGFSFPEIEPRLFSFNSPYGACPSCSGLGREFIYSDKICPVCQGKRLRKESLAVKICEKNIDDITSLSISEAMIFFNQTESNLNFTEYKIAYSLLEEIASRLKFLEEVGVGYLSLNREASTLSGGEAQRIRLASQIGSKLSGTIYVLDEPTIGLHERDTEKLLKLLKDLRDLGNTIIITEHDKRAIKESDYMVDLGPGAGKKGGEITAEGKTNELLKGQNQSLTLKYLRGEKKIEIPSRRVKMTDMLYLIGCRKNNLKNIKLGIPLKKFICLTGVSGSGKSSLFDIIIKNLPKSLYHINEPLECVSQIKGAENLSRLIEINQSPIGRTPRSNPATYTGVFTPIRELFASLEGSLERGYNSSRFSFNVKGGRCESCEGAGYKLIEMHFLPPILIECEVCHGKRFNSQTLEVKYKGKTISDVLDLTVDESYNLFKDIPFIAERLKLLKDVGLGYIELGQSATTLSGGEAQRIKLARELNKPLHYKTLYLLDEPTVGLHYEDIRLLLKILQKLVDKGNTVMVIEHNLEVIKTADWIIDLGPEGGDKGGEIIAYGTPEAVAKNKNSYTGKYLKSILS
- the uvrB gene encoding UvrABC system protein B is translated as MKFKLVSPFNPSGDQPRAIKQLIKAIKRGDRFTTLLGTTGSGKTFTISNVIENINKPILVISPNKILAAQLYREFKTFFPENAINYFVSYYDYYQPEAYIPASDTYIAKEAMINEEIERLRHLATSSLMTRKDVIIIASVSCIYNLGLPANYLNRAIYLEEGKLITRGDLIKQLVRLQYKRNDLELKRGCFRVRGDIIEIMPPSEDTIYRIDLAEQKVNKLEIIDKLKRNFLKKMNQLIIFPAKHFIVYDDDINRAVRDIKEELKERLAYFKKKKMFLEAERLERITKQDLAMIKIMGYCHGIENYSRHLLGKLAGEPPETLLSYFPKDKNGKPDFLTIIDESHITIPQIRGMYEGDHERKKILIEYGWRLPSALDNRPLKFEEFLSKINQVIFTSATPGPYEKKCSSVIVEQIVRPTYLLDPKIEIKPIYDKKRNISQIDDLIERIEKIIEKKERVLVNTLTKKMAEELSEFLNSKGISSRYMHSETKTLERTEILTDFRQGKFNVLVGVNLLREGLDLPEVSLVAILDADKEGFLRSKTTFIQMMGRAARNVRGSVILYADNLTGSIKQAVEEATRRRKIQMEYNKKHKVKPKTIEKEIQNLIDLTD
- the mnmA gene encoding tRNA-specific 2-thiouridylase MnmA — its product is MKKQEGKIKKRVIVAMSGGIDSTVAAALLKRADFDVMGIFMRTWKGTKEEFSHHAKNKHYFLDEERRAEKAAKILNIPFYVFDVRKEFKKSVVDYFIRECKKNRTPNPCVICNKEIKFGVLLKKILSLNADYLATGHYAKLKKTEEGYHLFRSKDRDKDQSYFLWTLGQNQLKKVLFPLGDYKKKEIRELAKKFKLPVNNIPESQEICFIPNTIYDFLKKYINLKKGKIITDKGEILGVHNGLPLYTIGQRRGIGQSGGPYYVLEKNIKDNLLIVTKDEKKIFKKDIFLEKVNWIFGHPPKLPIEVKAKVRYRQKEANAILSFSHKKYFLRFKKPQRAITPGQSAVFFVGEEIIGGGIIV